A window of the Gossypium hirsutum isolate 1008001.06 chromosome A05, Gossypium_hirsutum_v2.1, whole genome shotgun sequence genome harbors these coding sequences:
- the LOC107937903 gene encoding nucleoprotein TPR isoform X5 translates to MDKNKSRTDMLAAGRQKLQQFRQKKDGKGSSSRGKSSKKPNKSDADAASSVGKPTVSSQVSKGETVAVDLTVSQFMESSFPSGLDTTAVVSSLEPSVSLTGNVETVVAHNAGVPVEVDSSVSNGGEGTQCVDSMVSTEIHSSTADIPVSEGETEHNIVPQPSTSVDTVEGTVVKLNLVDSNEGTGRNPLFTPDDFPDTSLSQARGDQEADGLGLNQFDRGGETEFEIDGKLPLSEHGECNKSPEGETSEVTGLQGPSSEAKQAISRDDASVSIGAASSSQPEKSFAASYQLTNKLAEEAIPCSHVDEKQAMGSPFGDYGDDKTLEEQQQCLPKGSFVSQDGSHERSHLTKFTGLPDPVLSLVRDGSPVRLSQLAEMIRSLDEDEYRHLLNLQAIVSIADVATYGLALSYQSDLFEKVKEELYLTSSTKDIFYLQLAEQSDLHMQSDHHCQQLIDEISVLRFSVNGVLEKNACLVEELAQCRSELQVFASEREELQSQYNALVDQNMSFHENEKLLKELADCRAMIAALQVEHSDISKSLATMTEERMKLEEEKELLALGKEKTAIDLEEYKDLLAALQVEKSNLNGNLALVTEERKKLNGEKEYFVHENKRLASELLVLQEQFATKHGQHIQLEAELKEVTVRLEKLIEENNFLNASLDLHKAKIAESESRATHNVKAGSQVKNLDAVSGVHENATEQEHSCQIPWKRDPELSTVVLEKALPDDFGGLSLALHEQEIFDESSGFLVLKELLKEAERILQNLGMAIEQIHSHSVSLQQSSSKPVVPGVSKLIQAFESRVPHDEPKVEERGLTECQSLGDLLDSTKEITEDLRAVLKLLVQDADNASSLYRGEKNCRKSANLTFGELMVLHESLKEYSNSLEATNIELAVLYEAIKQHSLLVEAKNKEFEVLHEALKQQESICSSENAELCQKLSDYQLRLTEMQGHFSDLQKRSDEMASDLYKQLESWQEEAAERALTVELEWKSKLTRIVETVRMLDGYVGRLSNSSFSNNSNDVLDTSSQVTTSVTSAINTIQDLQEKLEAANAGHDAISSSYKEVDEKYNDLLRKNEVMTQILQEMYNGLKKLLIDSCALVGEAEMNPKVEKLPDLLDYSKYTIFIEQLENVLGERLHLQSVNDQLNSELVNRTRDFEEMSRECLNSNAIRKLIEHVENVVELEDYETDSDKTPGSRLELLVYLLVKKYKEIVELASDCRKEFGSKVIELTELEEKMHQLDALRLQQELEIHTLKESLRHEEEALVTAHSELQEKKGELELSEQRVSSVREKLSIAVAKGKGLVVQRDGLKQSLAETSAELERCSQELQAKDARLQELEIKLKTYSEAGERVEALESELSYIRNSATALRESFLLKDSVLQRIEEILEELDLPEHFHSRDIIEKVDWLVKSTTDTWKEDPQQGSTLVEDLRRKYEDLQGKFYRLAERNEMLEQSLMERNHLLQKWEELLDGINMPSQMQSMEPEEKIEWLGRAFTEANHERNSLQKKIDNLENYYRSVAAELEGSEKRVADLEADLQSVTLERDQLSEKLETMTSNHHNLSAKAAQFEVENENLQGKIYSLVERNELLEQSLMERSHLVQKWEELLDGIDMPSQMQSMEPEEKIEWLGRAITEANHERNSLQKKIDNLENYYGSLAADLEESEKRVADLEADLQSVTLERDQRSEKLETMTSNHHNFLAKAAHFEVENENLQIRVSGLQEELVKRMEEEEHLLRMDGEIRRLQHLISDVLLDADAKDLVSGGSSTACLERLLNKLIENYTNLKSMNPDLVDVEMDQPKIGDASLDEARSRDALTTEEDVASLKKKLEAMLLDLMQVKDERDEIFGKHQSLLHEVQALERKREELQELLNQEEQKLASLREKLNLAVRKGKSLVQQRDSLKKTTEDMNAELERLKSDLSHRENALADYELKMRDFSTYRERVESLEADSLFLRNHLLETERMFEEKGLLLSRILNAIADIDVGNEINISDPVEKLEQIEKVCHDLHAAAASLEQESRKSKTAAELLLAELNEVQERNDGLQEDLAKLASELTEVVKERDVAEAAKVEVLSRLEKLSAVHSEEKRKQYSELVMLQSSLDALRNGVNNVQGLASNIFSKDLEFLQNLEVIVKLCLEGGDAEDMSGWPYSTSSNLEDKENIHFIETWPVANMQDPMDDKSIVEVCGLLWHHLQDLRTEIAALKEKLIVQSKSLQEKGHGIWNVLEILHREKKSQKESFEAMRRNIMHLESVGEERDMEILVLRRNIAFLYEACANSVLEIENQKAELLGNNLGTADLGTKMKPVIFADGVRSLSGQNIVSAEENIKTMADKLFSTVKDFLRMKAEINEGSQREMRITIANLQKELQEKDIQKDRICMELVSQIKLAEASATNYSRDLQSSNTRVYDLEKELEVMREEQTSLQQRVKELENVQTNTVELQDRVKSLADVLSSKDQEIEALMQALDEEEVQMEELTKKIEELERVLQQKNTDLENLEASRGKVVKKLSVTVSRFDELRDLSESLITKVEQLQSQLQDRDAEISFLRQEVTRCTNDVLAASQVGNKRDSDEINEFLTWLESIVSRVGLPDLHFDTKNSQVPEYKEIIQRRIISITSELENLRGVAQNRDELLQAERSKVEELTRREETLKKTLHEKESQLNLLEGVGDVGQAAGLISEIVEVEPVINKRAIAGTSTTSQVRSLRKVNTDQVAIPIDADDGNNSRLEDEDEDKVHGFKSLTTSRVVPRFTRPITDMIDGLWVSCDRALMQQPALRLGIIIYWVLLHTLLGAFVF, encoded by the exons ATGGACAAGAACAAGAGCCGTACTGATATGCTTGCTGCCGGACGTCAAAAG CTTCAACAATTTCGCCAGAAGAAGGATGGTAAAGGAAGTAGCAGTCGTGGAAAGTCTTCCAAAAAGCCGAACAAATCTGATGCTGATGCAGCATCTTCAGTTGGCAAACCAACAGTCTCATCACAGGTCTCCAAAGGGGAAACTGTAGCTGTTGACTTGACAGTGTCACAGTTTATGGAGAGTTCATTCCCTTCTGGGCTTGATACTACTGCTGTTGTTTCTTCATTGGAACCTTCTGTATCTCTGACAGGCAATGTCGAGACTGTAGTAGCCCATAATGCTGGAGTACCTGTTGAGGTTGATTCTTCAGTCTCTAACGGAGGGGAAGGTACACAGTGTGTTGATAGTATGGTCAGCACAGAAATACATTCCTCAACTGCAGATATCCCAGTTTCTGAAGGGGAAACAGAACATAATATTGTGCCACAACCTTCTACTTCAGTTGATACCGTAGAAGGGACAGTGGTTAAACTCAATTTGGTAGATTCCAACGAGGGAACTGGGCGGAATCCACTTTTTACACCAGATGATTTTCCTGATACATCCCTGTCTCAAGCAAGGGGAGATCAG GAAGCTGATGGTTTGGGGTTGAACCAATTTGATAGGGGTGGTGAAACAGAGTTCGAAATTGATGGCAAACTTCCTTTGTCTGAGCATGGTGAATGCAATAAATCTCCTGAAGGGGAAACTTCAGAAGTAACTGGCTTGCAGGGGCCATCTAGTGAGGCCAAGCAGGCTATCAGTAGAGATGATGCATCTGTATCTATTGGGGCAGCCAGCAGTTCCCAACCAGAGAAAAGTTTTGCTGCTAGTTACCAGTTGACAAATAAACTTGCTGAAGAAGCAATACCTTGTTCACATGTTGATGAAAAGCAAGCAATGGGCTCTCCATTTGGTGATTACGGTGATGACAAGACTTTGGAAGAACAGCAGCAATGTTTACCCAAGGGCTCCTTTGTGTCTCAGGATGGAAGTCATGAAAGATCTCATCTGACAAAGTTCACAGGTTTGCCAGATCCAGTTCTGTCTCTTGTCAGAGATGGTTCTCCTGTCAGACTCTCTCAGCTAGCAGAGATGATAAGAAGTCTAGATGAAGATGAATATAGGCATCTGCTAAACTTGCAAGCAATAGTATCTATTGCAGATGTTGCAACTTACGGTTTAGCGCTATCTTATCAGTCAGATTTATTTGAGAAAGTAAAAGAGGAGTTGTATCTCACAAGTTCTACGAAAGATATATTTTACTTGCAACTTGCTGAGCAGTCTGATCTGCATATGCAATCTGATCACCATTGTCAGCAGCTTATTGATGAGATATCTGTTCTTCGCTTTTCCGTCAACGGGGTTCTTGAGAAGAATGCATGCCTTGTAGAAGAGCTAGCACAATGCAGGTCTGAACTCCAGGTTTTTGCTAGTGAGAGGGAGGAACTGCAAAGCCAATATAATGCACTTGTGGATCAGAACATGTCCTTTCACGAGAATGAGAAGCTACTGAAAGAATTAGCTGACTGCAGAGCCATGATTGCAGCTTTACAGGTGGAACATTCTGATATAAGCAAGAGTCTTGCTACGATGACGGAAGAGAGAATGaagcttgaagaagaaaaggAGTTGCTTgcactcgggaaagagaaaacaGCTATTGACTTGGAAGAATATAAGGATTTGCTGGCTGCTTTACAAGTTGAAAAGTCGAACTTGAATGGGAACCTTGCTTTAGTTACAGAGGAGAGAAAGAAGCTTAATGGGGAAAAGGAGTATTTTGTCCATGAGAACAAGAGACTTGCTTCTGAGCTGCTTGTTCTTCAAGAGCAGTTTGCTACAAAACATGGGCAACACATACAACTTGAGGCTGAATTAAAAGAAGTAACAGTACGACTGGAGAAGCTAATAGaggaaaataattttctcaatgcCAGTCTGGACCTGCATAAGGCCAAGATAGCTGAAAGCGAGAGTAGGGCAACCCACAATGTTAAAGCTGGGAGTCAAGTAAAAAACTTGGATGCAGTTAGTGGGGTCCATGAAAATGCTACTGAACAAGAACATTCCTGCCAAATCCCTTGGAAGCGAGATCCTGAGTTATCCACCGTGGTATTGGAGAAAGCCTTGCCTGATGATTTTGGTGGGCTGTCACTTGCATTGCATGAGCAGGAAATCTTTGATGAATCttctggttttctagtcttgaaggaACTCTTGAAGGAGGCTGAAAGAATATTGCAAAACCTTGGAATGGCAATTGAACAGATACACTCCCATTCAGTGTCATTACAACAGTCCAGCAGTAAACCGGTTGTGCCAGGAGTATCAAAACTAATTCAAGCCTTTGAGTCAAGAGTGCCTCATGATGAACCTAAGGTTGAGGAAAGAGGTTTGACTGAATGTCAATCACTGGGAGACCTGCTTGATTCAACTAAAGAGATAACGGAAGATCTAAGAGCAGTGCTTAAGCTATTGGTTCAGGATGCTGATAATGCCAGTTCCTTATACAGAGGAGAGAAGAATTGTAGAAAATCTGCTAATTTGACATTCGGAGAGCTCATGGTTCTACATGAATCTTTGAAGGAATACAGTAATAGTCTTGAAGCAACCAACATTGAGCTGGCGGTTCTGTATGAAGCTATTAAGCAACATTCACTTTTAGTTGAAGCTAAGAACAAGGAATTTGAGGTTCTTCATGAAGCTCTAAAGCAGCAAGAAAGTATATGTAGTTCAGAAAATGCTGAGCTTTGCCAGAAATTGAGCGATTATCAGTTGAGACTTACTGAAATGCAGGGTCACTTTTCGGATTTACAGAAAAGGTCAGATGAGATGGCTTCTGATTTATATAAACAGTTAGAAAGTTGGCAGGAGGAGGCAGCTGAGAGGGCATTGACTGTTGAACTAGAATGGAAATCTAAGCTCACTCGGATTGTTGAGACAGTCAGGATGCTTGATGGATACGTTGGGAGGCTTTCCAACTCCAGCTTCTCAAATAACAGCAATGATGTTTTGGATACAAGTAGCCAGGTCACAACTTCTGTTACTTCTGCCATTAATACAATCCAAGATCTGCAAGAGAAACTAGAAGCTGCTAATGCAGGTCATGATGCGATTTCTAGTTCATACAAAGAAGTGGATGAGAAGTATAATGATTTACTCAGGAAGAATGAAGTTATGACACAGATACTACAGGAGATGTACAATGGCCTGAAGAAACTTTTAATAGATTCGTGTGCATTGGTGGGTGAGGCTGAGATGAATCCAAAAGTTGAGAAGCTTCCAGATCTCTTAGATTATAGCAAGTATACAATCTTCATTGAACAACTGGAGAATGTTTTGGGTGAAAGGCTACATCTCCAGTCTGTTAATGATCAACTTAATTCAGAATTGGTGAATAGGACAAGAGACTTTGAGGAAATGAGCAGGGAATGCCTTAATTCAAATGCCATTCGAAAGCTTATAGAACATGTTGAGAATGTTGTAGAACTGGAAGACTACGAAACTGACTCAGATAAAACACCTGGTTCCCGTCTTGAATTGTTAGTTTATTTGCTTGTTAAGAAATACAAAGAAATTGTTGAGCTGGCGAGTGATTGTAGAAAGGAGTTTGGTTCTAAGGTGATCGAATTGACAGAATTAGAGGAAAAGATGCATCAGTTAGATGCATTGAGGCTTCAGCAGGAGCTGGAAATCCATACTCTGAAAGAAAGTCTGCGCCATGAAGAGGAAGCCCTTGTGACTGCACATTCTGAGTTACAGGAGAAAAAAGGCGAACTTGAACTGTCAGAGCAGCGAGTGTCTTCAGTTAGGGAGAAGCTTAGCATAGCTGTGGCAAAGGGGAAAGGTTTGGTAGTGCAGCGTGATGGTCTTAAGCAGTCACTTGCAGAGACATCTGCTGAACTTGAGAGATGCTCTCAGGAATTACAAGCAAAAGATGCCCGACTTCAGGAATTAGAAATAAAACTGAAGACTTACTCAGAGGCAGGTGAGCGTGTGGAAGCTCTGGAATCTGAACTTTCATACATTCGCAACTCAGCTACTGCTTTAAGAGAATCATTTCTTCTCAAAGACTCCGTACTGCAGAGAATTGAAGAGATTTTAGAAGAACTAGATCTGCCTGAGCATTTCCATTCTAGAGATATTATTGAAAAGGTTGATTGGTTAGTAAAGTCCACCACTG ATACCTGGAAAGAAGATCCGCAACAAGGCTCAACTTTAGTGGaggacttgagaagaaaatatgaGGACCTTCAGGGTAAGTTTTATAGGTTGGCAGAACGAAATGAAATGCTGGAACAATCCTTAATGGAAAGGAACCACTTGTTGCAAAAATGGGAGGAGCTTTTGGATGGAATCAACATGCCCTCACAAATGCAATCCATGGAACCTGAAGAAAAGATTGAATGGTTAGGAAGGGCGTTTACAGAGGCTAATCATGAAAGAAATTCTTTGCAGAAGAAGATTGATAATCTTGAAAATTATTATAGGTCAGTAGCTGCTGAGTTGGAGGGGTCAGAAAAGAGAGTAGCTGATCTTGAGGCAGATCTTCAATCGGTTACGCTTGAGAGGGATCAACTTTCTGAAAAATTGGAGACTATGACTTCTAATCATCATAATCTTTCGGCGAAGGCAGCTCAATTTGAAGTTGAGAATGAAAACCTTCAGGGCAAGATTTATAGTTTGGTAGAACGAAATGAACTGTTGGAACAATCCTTAATGGAAAGGAGCCACTTGGTGCAAAAATGGGAGGAACTTTTGGATGGAATCGACATGCCTTCACAAATGCAATCCATGGAACCTGAAGAAAAGATTGAATGGTTAGGGAGGGCGATTACAGAGGCTAATCATGAAAGAAATTCTTTGCAGAAGAAGATTGATAATCTTGAAAATTATTATGGGTCACTAGCTGCTGATTTGGAGGAGTCAGAAAAGAGAGTAGCTGATCTTGAGGCAGACCTTCAATCAGTTACACTTGAGAGGGATCAACGTTCTGAAAAATTGGAGACTATGACTTCTAATCATCATAACTTTTTGGCAAAGGCAGCTCATTTTGAAGTTGAGAATGAAAACCTTCAGATTAGAGTCAGTGGTTTGCAGGAAGAATTGGTTAAGAGGATGGAGGAGGAGGAACATCTTCTTAGGATGGATGGTGAAATAAGGAGATTGCAGCACTTGATTTCTGATGTGTTACTGGACGCTGATGCAAAAGATTTGGTTTCAGGTGGTAGTAGTACTGCATGCTTGGAAAGATTATTGAATAAGCTTATAGAGAATTACACTAATCTCAAGTCCATGAATCCTGACCTGGTGGATGTTGAAATGGACCAGCCCAAGATAGGCGATGCAAGCCTTGATGAAGCTAGAAGCAGAGATGCACTTACTACTGAGGAGGATGTAGCTTCTTTAAAGAAAAAGCTGGAGGCAATGCTGCTTGACTTGATGCAGGTGAAGGATGAAAGAGATGAAATCTTTGGAAAGCATCAATCTTTGCTTCATGAAGTTCAAGCACTTGAAAGGAAAAGGGAAGAGTTGCAAGAGCTCCTTAATCAAGAAGAGCAGAAATTAGCTTCTCTGAGGGAAAAGTTAAATCTTGCCGTTAGAAAAGGGAAATCTTTGGTGCAGCAACGTGACAGCCTGAAGAAAACCACTGAAGATATGAATGCTGAGCTGGAACGCTTGAAATCTGACCTTAGCCACCGAGAAAATGCTCTGGCTGATTATGAATTGAAGATGAGGGACTTCTCTACTTACCGCGAAAGGGTAGAATCCTTAGAAGCTGACAGTCTGTTCTTGAGGAATCATCTGTTAGAAACTGAGCGCATGTTCGAGGAGAAAGGGCTTTTATTGAGCAGGATATTAAATGCAATAGCTGACATTGATGTTGGTAATGAAATTAACATCTCTGATCCGGTGGAGAAGTTGGAACAAATTGAGAAAGTTTGCCATGATTTGCATGCAGCTGCAGCTTCTTTGGAACAAGAGTCACGGAAGTCAAAGACTGCTGCAGAGCTACTGCTTGCAGAGTTGAATGAAGTGCAAGAGAGAAATGATGGTCTTCAGGAAGATCTAGCGAAACTTGCTAGTGAACTTACAGAAGTTGTGAAAGAAAGGGATGTGGCAGAGGCTGCAAAAGTTGAAGTTCTCTCACGTCTTGAGAAGTTGTCTGCAGTTCACTCTGAAGAAAAAAGGAAACAATATTCCGAATTAGTCATGTTACAATCTAGTTTAGACGCATTGAGAAATGGTGTCAATAATGTTCAGGGTTTGGCATCTAATATTTTCTCAAAGGACTTGGAATTTCTGCAAAATTTGGAGGTTATCGTTAAGTTATGCTTGGAAGGGGGTGATGCCGAAGATATGTCTGGCTGGCCATACAGTACCTCCAGCAATTTAGAGGACAAG GAGAACATTCACTTCATCGAAACTTGGCCGGTTGCCAATATGCAGGACCCTATGGATGACAAATCAATAGTTGAAGTTTGTGGTTTACTCTGGCATCACCTGCAAGATTTGAGAACTGAAATTGCTGCACTGAAGGAAAAGTTGATTGTGCAGTCAAAATCATTACAAGAAAAAGGTCATGGGATATGGAATGTATTGGAGATCCTGCATAGAGAAAAAAAATCTCAGAAAGAGTCATTTGAAGCTATGAGGAGAAACATTATGCATTTAGAATCAGTTGGGGAAGAGAGAGACATGGAGATTCTTGTGTTGAGAAGAAACATTGCCTTCCTTTATGAAGCATGTGCTAATTCAGTCTTGGAAATTGAGAACCAGAAAGCTGAGCTGTTAGGAAATAATTTAGGTACTGCAGATCTGGGGACTAAAATGAAGCCTGTAATATTCGCTGATGGAGTACGTTCTCTCAGTGGACAAAATATTGTTTCTGCTGAGGAAAATATCAAGACTATGGCAGATAAGCTTTTTTCAACAGTGAAAGATTTCCTGCGCATGAAAGCTGAAATTAACGAAGGAAGTCAGAGGGAAATGAGAATTACCATAGCAAATTTGCAGAAAGAGCTTCAGGAGAAGGATATCCAGAAAGATAGGATATGCATGGAGCTTGTTAGTCAAATCAAGTTAGCTGAAGCTTCTGCCACGAATTACTCACGAGATCTTCAATCATCAAATACCAGGGTGTATGATTTGGAGAAAGAACTGGAAGTAATGAGAGAAGAACAGACTTCATTGCAGCAGAGAGTAAAAGAACTGGAGAATGTGCAAACCAACACAGTGGAATTGCAGGATAGAGTCAAATCACTGGCAGATGTATTATCATCCAAGGACCAAG AAATTGAAGCCCTTATGCAAGCACTTGATGAGGAGGAGGTCCAAATGGAAGAGTTGACAAAGAAGATTGAGGAACTAGAGAGAGTCCTGCAACAGAAGAACACAGATTTAGAGAACCTTGAAGCTTCTCGTGGAAAGGTTGTGAAAAAGCTTTCCGTCACTGTGAGCAGGTTTGATGAACTTCGTGATCTATCAGAGAGTCTTATTACCAAGGTTGAACAGCTTCAATCACAACTACAAGATCGGGATGCTGAGATTTCCTTCTTAAGACAAGAGGTCACAAGATGCACCAATGATGTTCTTGCCGCATCACAAGTAGGCAATAAAAGAGACTCAGATGAGATAAATGAATTTCTGACTTGGTTGGAATCAATTGTTTCTCGTGTTGGGTTACCTGATCTGCATTTTGATACAAAGAATAGTCAGGTGCCTGAATACAAGGAAATAATACAAAGAAGGATCATTTCTATTACATCGGAGCTGGAAAACCTACGGGGGGTTGCTCAAAATAGGGATGAATTGTTGCAAGCAGAACGGAGTAAAGTGGAGGAGTTGACACGCAGAGAAGAAACTCTCAAGAAGACTTTGCATGAGAAGGAGTCCCAGTTAAATTTGCTTGAAGGTGTCGGAGATGTGGGTCAGGCAGCTGGTTTGATCTCTGAAATCGTGGAGGTTGAACCTGTG ATAAACAAGCGGGCAATAGCAGGGACCTCTACAACATCCCAAGTTCGTAGTTTGCGTAAAGTCAATACTGATCAAGTTGCTATTCCTATTGATGCGGATGATGGTAACAATAGTAGGttagaagatgaagatgaagataaaG TTCATGGTTTCAAATCACTTACCACGTCAAGAGTTGTTCCAAGGTTTACGAGACCAATAACTGATATGATAGATGGCTTATG GGTTTCTTGTGATCGGGCGCTCATGCAACAACCTGCCTTACGGCTTGGCATTATAATCTATTGGGTTTTATTGCATACGCTGTTGGGTGCTTTTGTATTTTGA